From the genome of Sander lucioperca isolate FBNREF2018 chromosome 1, SLUC_FBN_1.2, whole genome shotgun sequence, one region includes:
- the LOC118496033 gene encoding protocadherin beta-16-like has protein sequence MNRQVLLFITLLSFDSVFGQVSYSIPEEMAKGSLVGNIAQDLGLEIKRLMSGKAKIYTRNTDEYIELSRERGVLLVKERIDREVLCTETALCALHFQIILENPMEFYTVTVQITDINDNSPTFEKNEMKFKISESAINGAKFVLERAVDLDVGVNDIQNYNLKPTDNFALKLHNKADGNKNVEIVLQKPLDRENQEQISLVLTAVDGGEPQMSGTMLIVITVLDANDNAPVFTQPTYKATVTENSPKGTIVATVTASDVDQGSNGEITYSITNTLDNIRKLFEVNKENGEVSLIGNIDFEKSRHFQIHLLASDDGGLTDSCKLIVDVQDENDNKPEINIMSKSTVISEDAKLNTVVTMINIEDLDSGENGNVKCFISENIPFTLKTSTNNFYSLVTDSELDRERASEYNITVTCSDEGVPSLSSSVTLTLQISDVNDNAPVFERSSYEAYIVENNTPGLSIFTVKARDADWNQNARVSYILEDSSVNGVPVSSYVSVSADSGVIHAVRSFDYEQIKDFHFRVKAQDGGSPPLSSNVTVKILIQDQNDNPPQVLYPVQTGGSLVAEMVPRSADVGYLVTKVVAVDVDSGQNAWLSYKLQKATDRALFEVGLQNGEIRTIRQVTDKDAVKQRLTVIVEDNGQPSRSATVIVNVAVADSFPEVLSEFTDFTHDKEYNDNLTFYLVLALAVVSFLFITCLVVIISVKIYRWRQSRILYHSNLPVIPYYPPRYSDTLGTGTLQHVYNYEVCRTTDSRKSDCKFGRAGSQNVLIMDPSSTGTMQRIQSEKNILDEPDSPLEVRNVRLWLC, from the coding sequence ATGAATCGGCAAGTACTGTTGTTTATCACTCTCCTTTCCTTTGACTCGGTGTTCGGGCAGGTCAGCTACTCTATTCCGGAGGAAATGGCGAAAGGCTCTTTGGTGGGCAATATAGCGCAAGATTTAGGTTTAGAAATAAAACGTTTAATGTCAGGTAAAGCTAAGATCTATACGAGGAACACCGACGAGTACATCGAGCtgagcagagaaaggggagtcCTCCTCGTCAAAGAGAGAATCGACAGAGAGGTGCTGTGTACAGAGACGGCGCTTTGCGCTTTACATTTTCAGATTATTTTGGAGAATCCTATGGAGTTTTACACTGTTACCGTCCAGATCACAGATATCAATGATAATTCACCGACCTTTGAGAAAAATGAGATGAAATTCAAAATTAGCGAGTCGGCGATCAACGGAGCAAAATTTGTGCTAGAAAGGGCTGTGGATCTTGATGTTGGAGTTAATGATATTCAAAACTACAATTTAAAACCAACAGATAATTTTGCACTGAAACTGCACAATAAAGCTGATGGAAATAAAAACGTTGAAATTGTACTACAAAAACCTTTAGACAGAGAGAATCAGGAGCAGATATCTCTTGTGTTAACGGCTGTAGATGGAGGAGAGCCGCAGATGTCAGGAACAATGCTGATTGTCATTACAGTTTTAGACGCTAACGATAACGCCCCCGTTTTTACACAGCCAACATACAAGGCTACAGTTACTGAGAACTCACCTAAAGGCACAATTGTTGCCACTGTTACAGCCTCAGATGTAGATCAGGGCTCTAACGGTGAAATAACGTATTCAATCACAAATACACTGGACAATATCAGGAAGTTATTTGAGGTAAATAAAGAAAACGGCGAAGTTTCATTAATTGGAAACATTGACTTCGAAAAGTCAAGAcactttcaaatacatttacttGCTAGTGACGATGGAGGACTCACAGACTCTTGTAAATTGATTGTTGATGTGCAAGATGAAAATGACAACAAGCCTGAAATCAACATAATGTCAAAGTCAACTGTTATATCAGAGGATGCCAAACTCAATACAGTTGTTACAATGATAAATATAGAGGACTTAGATTCAGGAGAAAACGGAAACGTGAAATGCTTCATTAGCGAAAATATACCCTTCACTCTGAAAACATCGACAAATAATTTCTATAGTTTAGTGACAGACAGTGaattagacagagagagagcctcTGAGTATAATATAACTGTGACCTGCTCTGATGAGGGAGTGCCCTCCCTCTCCAGCAGCGTCACTCTCACCTTACAGATCTCTGATGTGAATGATAACGCGCCTGTCTTTGAGAGGAGCTCATATGAGGCCTACATTGTAGAAAACAACACACCAGGTCTCTCTATATTCACAGTGAAAGCCAGAGACGCTGACTGGAACCAGAATGCCCGTGTTTCTTACATACTGGAGGACTCCTCAGTTAACGGAGTGCCAGTCTCCTCATATGTGTCCGTTAGTGCTGATAGTGGAGTCATCCATGCAGTGCGCTCTTTTGACTACGAGCAGATCAAAGACTTCCACTTCCGCGTCAAAGCGCAGGATGGAGGCTCTCCTCCACTCAGTAGCAAtgtgactgtgaaaatactgatCCAGGACCAGAACGACAACCCTCCTCAGGTTCTGTACCCAGTCCAGACTGGAGGTTCTCTGGTGGCTGAAATGGTGCCTCGTTCAGCAGATGTGGGCTATCTGGTCACTAAAGTGGTGGCTGTTGATGTGGACTCTGGACAGAATGCCTGGCTCTCCTATAAACTGCAGAAAGCCACAGACAGGGCGCTGTTTGAAGTGGGCTTACAGAATGGAGAAATAAGAACTATCCGCCAAGTCACTGATAAAgatgctgtgaaacaaagacTGACTGTTATAGTGGAGGACAACGGGCAGCCCTCTCGTTCAGCTACAGTCATTGTTAACGTGGCGGTGGCGGACAGCTTCCCTGAAGTGCTGTCTGAGTTCACTGACTTTACACACGACAAGGAGTACAATGACAACCTGACTTTTTACTTAGTGTTGGCTTTGGCTGtagtttccttcctcttcatcacgtGTTTAGTGGTTATTATATCAGTGAAAATCTACAGATGGAGACAGTCTCGCATCCTGTATCACTCCAATCTCCCTGTGATTCCATATTATCCACCACGTTACTCAGACACTTTGGGGACAGGGACTCTCCAACACGTGTACAATTACGAGGTGTGCAGGACGACTGACTCCAGAAAGAGTGACTGTAAGTTCGGCAGAGCTGGTAGTCAGAACGTGCTGATAATGGACCCCAGTTCTACAGGGACGATGCAGCGGATACAGAGTGAAAAGAACATCCTGGATGAACCCGACTCTCCTCTAGAGGTTAGAAACGTCCGCCTTTGGTTATGTTAA
- the LOC118496034 gene encoding protocadherin beta-16-like, giving the protein MNRQVLLFITLLSFDSVFGQVSYSIPEEMAKGSLVGNIAQDLGLEIKRLMSGKAKIYTRNTDEYIELSRERGVLLVKERIDREVLCTETALCALHFQIILENPMEFYTVTVQITDINDNSPTFEINEMKFKISESAISGAKFVLERAVDLDVGINGVQNYELKPTDNFALKLHNNADGNKNVEMVLQKPLDRENQEQISLVLTAVDGGEPQMSGTMLIVITVLDANDNAPVFTQPTYKATVTENSPKGTVVATVTASDVDQGSNGEITYSITNTLENVRKVFEVNKENGEVSLIGNIDFEKSRHFQINVLASDDGGLTDSCKLIVDVQDENDNKPEINIMSKSTVISEDAELNTVVTMINIEDKDTGENGNVKCFISENLPFILKSSTNNFYSLVTDSELDRERASEYNITVSCFDEGVPSLSSSVTLTLQISDVNDNAPVFERSSYEAYFVENNTPGLSIFTVKARDADWNQNARVSYILEDSSVNGVPVSSYVSVSADSGVIHAVRSFDYEQIKDFHFRVKAQDGGSPPLSSNVTVKILIQDQNDNPPQVLYPVQTGGSLVAEMVPRSADVGYLVTKVVAVDVDSGQNAWLSYKLQKATDRALFEVGLQNGEIRTIRQVTDKDAVKQRLTVIVEDNGQPSRSATVIVNVAVADSFPEVLSEFTDFTHDKEYNDNLTFYLVLSLAVVSFLFITCLVVIISVKIYRWRQSRILYHSNLPVIPYYPPRYSDTLGTGTLQHVYNYEVCRTTDSRKSDCKFGRAGSQNVLIMDPSSTGTMQRIQSEKNILDDPDSPLEVRLL; this is encoded by the coding sequence ATGAATCGGCAAGTACTGTTGTTTATCACTCTCCTTTCCTTTGACTCGGTGTTCGGGCAGGTCAGCTACTCTATTCCGGAGGAAATGGCGAAAGGCTCTTTGGTGGGCAATATAGCGCAAGATTTAGGTTTAGAAATAAAACGTTTAATGTCAGGTAAAGCTAAGATCTATACGAGGAACACCGACGAGTACATCGAGCtgagcagagaaaggggagtcCTCCTCGTCAAAGAGAGAATCGACAGAGAGGTGCTGTGTACAGAGACGGCGCTTTGCGCTTTACATTTTCAGATTATTTTGGAGAATCCTATGGAGTTTTACACTGTTACCGTCCAGATCACAGATATCAATGATAATTCACCGACCTTTGAGATAAATGAGATGAAATTCAAAATTAGCGAGTCGGCGATTAGCGGAGCAAAATTTGTGCTAGAAAGGGCTGTGGATCTTGATGTTGGAATCAACGGTGTTCAAAACTACGAATTAAAACCAACAGATAATTTTGCACTGAAACTGCACAATAACGCTGATGGGAATAAAAACGTTGAGATGGTGCTTCAGAAGCCTCTAGACAGAGAGAATCAGGAGCAGATATCTCTTGTGTTAACGGCTGTAGATGGAGGAGAGCCGCAGATGTCAGGAACAATGCTGATTGTCATTACAGTTTTAGACGCTAACGATAACGCCCCCGTTTTTACACAGCCAACATACAAGGCTACAGTTACTGAGAACTCACCTAAAGGCACAGTTGTTGCCACTGTTACAGCCTCAGATGTAGATCAGggttccaacggtgaaataacTTATTCAATAACAAATACGTTAGAAAATGTCAGGAAAGTATTTGaggtaaataaagaaaatggtgaaGTTTCATTAATTGGAAACATCGACTTCGAAAAGTCAAGAcactttcaaataaatgtaCTTGCTAGTGACGATGGAGGACTCACAGACTCTTGTAAATTGATTGTTGATGTGCAAGATGAAAATGACAACAAGCCTGAAATCAACATAATGTCAAAGTCAACTGTTATATCAGAGGATGCCGAACTGAATACAGTTGTTACAATGATAAATATTGAAGACAAGGACACTGGAGAAAACGGTAACGTGAAATGTTTTATCAGCGAAAACCTACCCTTCATTTTAAAATCATCAACCAATAATTTCTATAGTTTAGTGACAGACAGTGaattagacagagagagagcctcTGAGTATAATATAACTGTGAGCTGCTTTGATGAGGGAGTACCCTCCCTCTCCAGCAGCGTCACTCTCACCTTACAGATCTCTGATGTGAATGATAACGCGCCTGTCTTTGAGAGGAGCTCATATGAGGCCTACTTTGTAGAAAACAACACACCAGGTCTCTCTATATTCACAGTGAAAGCCAGAGACGCTGACTGGAACCAGAATGCCCGTGTTTCTTACATACTGGAGGACTCCTCTGTTAACGGAGTGCCAGTCTCCTCATATGTGTCCGTTAGTGCTGATAGTGGAGTCATCCATGCAGTGCGCTCTTTTGACTACGAGCAGATCAAAGACTTCCACTTCCGCGTGAAAGCGCAGGATGGAGGCTCTCCTCCACTCAGTAGCAAtgtgactgtgaaaatactgatCCAGGACCAGAACGACAACCCTCCTCAGGTTCTGTACCCAGTCCAGACTGGTGGCTCTCTAGTGGCTGAAATGGTGCCTCGTTCAGCAGATGTGGGCTATCTGGTCACTAAAGTGGTGGCTGTTGATGTGGACTCTGGACAGAATGCCTGGCTCTCCTATAAACTGCAGAAAGCCACAGACAGGGCGCTGTTTGAAGTGGGCTTACAGAATGGAGAAATAAGAACTATCCGCCAAGTCACTGATAAAgatgctgtgaaacaaagacTGACTGTTATAGTGGAGGACAACGGGCAGCCCTCTCGTTCAGCTACAGTCATTGTTAACGTGGCGGTGGCGGACAGCTTCCCTGAAGTGCTGTCTGAGTTCACTGACTTTACACACGACAAGGAGTACAATGACAACCTGACTTTTTACTTAGTGTTGTCTTTGGCTGtagtttccttcctcttcatcacgtGTTTAGTGGTTATTATATCAGTGAAAATCTACAGGTGGAGACAGTCTCGCATCCTGTATCACTCCAATCTCCCTGTGATTCCATATTATCCACCACGTTACTCAGACACTTTGGGGACAGGGACTCTCCAACACGTGTACAATTACGAGGTGTGCAGGACGACTGACTCCAGAAAGAGTGACTGTAAGTTCGGCAGAGCTGGTAGTCAGAACGTGCTGATAATGGACCCCAGTTCTACAGGGACGATGCAGCGGATACAGAGTGAGAAGAACATCCTGGATGATCCAGACTCTCCTCTGGAGGTCAGACTGCTTTAA
- the LOC118496030 gene encoding protocadherin gamma-A5-like — translation MGIRLRRFGKWLMCCTITWQLFIFVFMISTINGQIRYSIPEEMKKGSLIGNVAQDLGLDLKRLRSGRARIVTGENHQYTELKTDKGILVVNERIDREELCGDVTPCSFSFEIILENPIELHRVTVEILDVNDHAPTFKNNVINLEISESATVGSHFDLESAYDPDAGIHSLQKYVLSPNDNFVLKQHSNADGIKFAVMILQKPLDREFKPHLSLKLIAVDGGTPQRSGTTNVEITVLDVNDNPPVFNQSLYTATVTENAPIGTYITTVNASDADSGSNGLVTYTFSNVKGNSGEHFEIDNVSGKITVADTIDFEKDKKYEIRVIAKDQSSLSDATKVVIEVTDMNDNAPVINIMSYSSLISEDVPPGTTIAVFNVKDADSERNGQITCSIDYNLPFKIQSSLTNYYNLLSDAPFDRETKPEYNMTITATDSGSPPLSTKTTLHLKISDVNDNAPLFTKPNYSAYIVENNIPGMSIFSVSAQDSDSNQNARISYFLEDSQVSGSPVSTYVSINSETGLLHAVRSIDYEQIKQLVFTVKAQDGGSPPLSSNVTVKILIQDQNDNPPQVLYPVQTGGSLVAEMVPRSADVGYLVTKVVAVDVDSGQNAWLSYKLQKATDRALFEVGLQNGEIRTIRQVTDKDAVKQRLTVIVEDNGQPSRSATVIVNVAVADSFPEVLSEFTDFTHDKEYNDNLTFYLVLALAVVSFLFITCLVVIISVKIYRWRQSRILYHSNLPVIPYYPPRYSDTLGTGTLQHVYNYEVCRTTDSRKSDCKFGRAGSQNVLIMDSSSTGTMQRIQSEKNILDEPDSPLEVSYP, via the coding sequence ATGGGGATACGCCTGCGCCGATTCGGAAAATGGCTGATGTGTTGTACTATTACATGGCAACTGTTCATTTTTGTCTTCATGATTTCCACCATCAACGGTCAAATCCGTTATTCAATACCGGAGGAGATGAAGAAAGGTTCTCTTATCGGTAATGTAGCACAAGACCTTGGTTTGGATCTGAAAAGGCTCCGCTCTGGTCGGGCCCGTATCGTGACCGGAGAGAACCATCAGTATACTGAGCTGAAAACAGACAAAGGGATTCTAGTCGTGAATGAGCGAATCGACCGAGAAGAGCTTTGTGGAGACGTAACACCGTGCAGCTTTAGCTTCGAAATTATTTTGGAAAATCCAATTGAACTGCACAGAGTGACAGTAGAAATATTAGACGTAAATGACCATGCGCCTACTttcaaaaataatgtaattaatcTAGAAATCAGTGAATCTGCAACAGTAGGATCTCATTTCGATTTAGAAAGCGCCTATGACCCCGATGCGGGGATTCACAGCttgcaaaaatatgttttatccCCTAATGATAATTTCGTTTTGAAGCAACACTCCAACGCTGACGGAATCAAATTCGCCGTGATGATTTTACAGAAGCCACTAGACAGAGAGTTTAAACCACACCTCTCTTTAAAGCTGATCGCAGTAGACGGAGGAACTCCACAGAGATCTGGTACCACAAATGTAGAGATCACTGTTCTTGACGTCAATGACAATCCTCCTGTATTTAATCAATCACTTTATACTGCAACTGTGACAGAAAATGCACCCATAGGAACCTATATAACTACTGTGAATGCTTCAGATGCCGACAGTGGGTCTAATGGCTTGGTCACATATACTTTTTCTAATGTAAAGGGAAACTCTGGCGAACATTTTGAAATTGACAATGTATCTGGCAAAATAACTGTGGCTGATACAATTGATTtcgaaaaagacaaaaaatacgAAATAAGAGTGATTGCCAAAGACCAGAGTAGCCTGAGCGATGCAACCAAAGTTGTCATTGAGGTCACTGACATGAATGATAATGCGCCAGTTATAAATATAATGTCCTACTCCAGCCTAATTTCAGAGGATGTCCCTCCAGGCACGACTATAgctgtttttaatgttaaagaTGCAGACTCTGAAAGAAATGGTCAGATAACGTGCTCAATAGATTATAATCTTCCCTTTAAAATCCAGTCTTCTTTGACCAATTATTACAATTTGCTTTCTGATGCACCTTTTGATCGTGAAACGAAACCAGAATACAACATGACCATAACTGCAACTGATTCAGGGTCACCCCCACTTTCtactaaaacaactttacacCTAAAGATCTCTGATGTAAACGACAATGCTCCGCTCTTTACTAAACCAAATTATTCTGCCTATATCGTTGAAAATAATATCCCTGGGATGTCAATATTCAGTGTAAGCGCACAAGATTCTGACTCGAATCAAAACGCAAGAATCTCATATTTTCTAGAGGACTCGCAGGTCAGTGGCAGCCCAGTTTCTACTTATGTGTCCATAAACTCTGAAACTGGACTTCTACATGCTGTGCGCTCAATTGATTATGAACAGATCAAGCAGCTTGTGTTCACTGTCAAAGCGCAGGATGGAGGCTCTCCTCCACTCAGTAGCAAtgtgactgtgaaaatactgatCCAGGACCAGAACGACAACCCTCCTCAGGTTCTGTACCCAGTCCAGACTGGAGGCTCTCTGGTGGCTGAAATGGTGCCTCGTTCAGCAGATGTGGGCTATCTGGTCACTAAAGTGGTGGCTGTTGATGTGGACTCTGGACAGAATGCCTGGCTCTCCTATAAACTGCAGAAAGCCACAGACAGGGCGCTGTTTGAAGTGGGCTTACAGAATGGAGAAATAAGAACTATCCGCCAAGTCACTGATAAAgatgctgtgaaacaaagacTGACTGTTATAGTGGAGGACAACGGGCAGCCCTCTCGTTCAGCTACAGTCATTGTTAACGTGGCGGTGGCGGACAGCTTCCCTGAAGTGCTGTCTGAGTTCACTGACTTTACACACGACAAGGAGTACAATGACAACCTGACTTTTTACTTAGTGTTGGCTTTGGCTGtagtttccttcctcttcatcacgtGTCTAGTGGTTATTATATCAGTGAAAATCTACAGATGGAGACAGTCTCGCATCCTGTATCACTCCAATCTCCCTGTGATTCCATATTATCCACCACGTTACTCAGACACTTTGGGGACAGGGACTCTCCAACACGTGTACAATTACGAGGTGTGCAGGACGACTGACTCCAGAAAGAGTGACTGTAAGTTCGGCAGAGCTGGTAGTCAGAACGTGCTGATAATGGACTCCAGTTCTACAGGGACGATGCAGCGGATACAGAGTGAAAAGAACATCCTGGATGAACCAGACTCTCCTCTAGAGGTTAGTTATCCATAG